One Narcine bancroftii isolate sNarBan1 chromosome 3, sNarBan1.hap1, whole genome shotgun sequence DNA window includes the following coding sequences:
- the LOC138757458 gene encoding BTB/POZ domain-containing protein KCTD8-like isoform X8, which translates to MAVRDNILPISEMSAASFPEVVELNVGGQVYVTKHHTLVSVSDSLLANLFSKNNDKVLPRDNRGRYFLDRDGFLFRYILDYLRDKQLVLPEHFPEKERLLREAEHFQLGDLTRVLAPKVMVKQGSVADEAAQSDIEENSQGAELVSKAGPYSVPADKKSGFITIGYRGSYTLVRDSQADAKFRRVARIMVCGRIALAKEVFGDTLNESRDPDRPPEKYTSRFYLKFTYLEQAFDRLSEAGFHMVACNSTGTATFINQYRDDKMWSSYTEYIFFQSQSSNSSQSHLLRRSNRPGRDGPLLIPFPATDLISFLANVSSSSECLVPSSSCLSKICLSTSV; encoded by the exons ATGGCTGTCCGTGACAATATCCTGCCCATCAGCGAGATGTCGGCCGCCTCCTTCCCGGAGGTGGTGGAGCTGAACGTGGGAGGCCAGGTGTATGTGACCAAGCATCACACCCTGGTCAGCGTGTCCGATTCCCTCCTGGCCAACCTCTTCTCCAAGAACAACGACAAGGTGCTGCCCAGAGACAACCGGGGACGGTATTTCTTGGACCGGGACGGGTTCCTCTTCAGGTACATCTTGGATTATCTGAGGGACAAGCAGCTGGTGCTGCCGGAGCACTTCCCGGAGAAGGAGAGGTTGCTCCGGGAAGCTGAACACTTCCAGCTCGGCGACCTGACCAGGGTGCTCGCCCCCAAGGTCATGGTCAAGCAGGGGTCGGTGGCCGACGAGGCGGCACAAAGCGACATTGAGGAGAATTCGCAGGGCGCCGAGCTGGTGTCCAAGGCTGGCCCTTACTCGGTCCCGGCGGACAAGAAGTCCGGCTTTATCACCATCGGCTATCGCGGCTCCTACACTTTGGTCCGGGACAGCCAGGCGGACGCCAAGTTCCGCAGGGTAGCCAGGATCATGGTGTGTGGCCGCATCGCCCTGGCCAAGGAGGTTTTCGGGGACACTCTGAACGAGAGCCGAGACCCCGATCGCCCCCCTGAGAAGTACACGTCGAGGTTTTACCTGAAATTCACTTACCTGGAGCAAGCGTTTGACCGACTGTCCGAGGCGGGCTTTCACATGGTGGCTTGCAACTCCACGGGCACGGCCACCTTCATCAACCAGTACAGGGACGACAAGATGTGGAGCAGCTACACCGAGTACATCTTCTTCC AATCCCAGTCATCCAATTCGTCTCAAAGCCATTTATTGAGGCGCAGCAATCGCCCCGGGAGAGACGGCCCGCTGTTGATACCGTTTCCAGCCACCGATCTGATCAGTTTTCTCGCAAACGTCAG CAGTTCCTCCGAATGCCTTGTTCCCTCCTCCAGTTGCCTTTCAAAGATCTGCCTCTCCACATCAGTGT
- the LOC138757458 gene encoding BTB/POZ domain-containing protein KCTD8-like isoform X7, whose protein sequence is MAVRDNILPISEMSAASFPEVVELNVGGQVYVTKHHTLVSVSDSLLANLFSKNNDKVLPRDNRGRYFLDRDGFLFRYILDYLRDKQLVLPEHFPEKERLLREAEHFQLGDLTRVLAPKVMVKQGSVADEAAQSDIEENSQGAELVSKAGPYSVPADKKSGFITIGYRGSYTLVRDSQADAKFRRVARIMVCGRIALAKEVFGDTLNESRDPDRPPEKYTSRFYLKFTYLEQAFDRLSEAGFHMVACNSTGTATFINQYRDDKMWSSYTEYIFFQSQSSNSSQSHLLRRSNRPGRDGPLLIPFPATDLISFLANVRSVWKLIKQFLRMPCSLLQLPFKDLPLHISVWL, encoded by the exons ATGGCTGTCCGTGACAATATCCTGCCCATCAGCGAGATGTCGGCCGCCTCCTTCCCGGAGGTGGTGGAGCTGAACGTGGGAGGCCAGGTGTATGTGACCAAGCATCACACCCTGGTCAGCGTGTCCGATTCCCTCCTGGCCAACCTCTTCTCCAAGAACAACGACAAGGTGCTGCCCAGAGACAACCGGGGACGGTATTTCTTGGACCGGGACGGGTTCCTCTTCAGGTACATCTTGGATTATCTGAGGGACAAGCAGCTGGTGCTGCCGGAGCACTTCCCGGAGAAGGAGAGGTTGCTCCGGGAAGCTGAACACTTCCAGCTCGGCGACCTGACCAGGGTGCTCGCCCCCAAGGTCATGGTCAAGCAGGGGTCGGTGGCCGACGAGGCGGCACAAAGCGACATTGAGGAGAATTCGCAGGGCGCCGAGCTGGTGTCCAAGGCTGGCCCTTACTCGGTCCCGGCGGACAAGAAGTCCGGCTTTATCACCATCGGCTATCGCGGCTCCTACACTTTGGTCCGGGACAGCCAGGCGGACGCCAAGTTCCGCAGGGTAGCCAGGATCATGGTGTGTGGCCGCATCGCCCTGGCCAAGGAGGTTTTCGGGGACACTCTGAACGAGAGCCGAGACCCCGATCGCCCCCCTGAGAAGTACACGTCGAGGTTTTACCTGAAATTCACTTACCTGGAGCAAGCGTTTGACCGACTGTCCGAGGCGGGCTTTCACATGGTGGCTTGCAACTCCACGGGCACGGCCACCTTCATCAACCAGTACAGGGACGACAAGATGTGGAGCAGCTACACCGAGTACATCTTCTTCC AATCCCAGTCATCCAATTCGTCTCAAAGCCATTTATTGAGGCGCAGCAATCGCCCCGGGAGAGACGGCCCGCTGTTGATACCGTTTCCAGCCACCGATCTGATCAGTTTTCTCGCAAACGTCAGGTCTGTGTGGAAACTGATAAAG CAGTTCCTCCGAATGCCTTGTTCCCTCCTCCAGTTGCCTTTCAAAGATCTGCCTCTCCACATCAGTGT
- the LOC138757458 gene encoding BTB/POZ domain-containing protein KCTD8-like isoform X6 has translation MAVRDNILPISEMSAASFPEVVELNVGGQVYVTKHHTLVSVSDSLLANLFSKNNDKVLPRDNRGRYFLDRDGFLFRYILDYLRDKQLVLPEHFPEKERLLREAEHFQLGDLTRVLAPKVMVKQGSVADEAAQSDIEENSQGAELVSKAGPYSVPADKKSGFITIGYRGSYTLVRDSQADAKFRRVARIMVCGRIALAKEVFGDTLNESRDPDRPPEKYTSRFYLKFTYLEQAFDRLSEAGFHMVACNSTGTATFINQYRDDKMWSSYTEYIFFQSQSSNSSQSHLLRRSNRPGRDGPLLIPFPATDLISFLANVRSVWKLIKQFLRMPCSLLQLPFKDLPLHISVRITTASLSEV, from the exons ATGGCTGTCCGTGACAATATCCTGCCCATCAGCGAGATGTCGGCCGCCTCCTTCCCGGAGGTGGTGGAGCTGAACGTGGGAGGCCAGGTGTATGTGACCAAGCATCACACCCTGGTCAGCGTGTCCGATTCCCTCCTGGCCAACCTCTTCTCCAAGAACAACGACAAGGTGCTGCCCAGAGACAACCGGGGACGGTATTTCTTGGACCGGGACGGGTTCCTCTTCAGGTACATCTTGGATTATCTGAGGGACAAGCAGCTGGTGCTGCCGGAGCACTTCCCGGAGAAGGAGAGGTTGCTCCGGGAAGCTGAACACTTCCAGCTCGGCGACCTGACCAGGGTGCTCGCCCCCAAGGTCATGGTCAAGCAGGGGTCGGTGGCCGACGAGGCGGCACAAAGCGACATTGAGGAGAATTCGCAGGGCGCCGAGCTGGTGTCCAAGGCTGGCCCTTACTCGGTCCCGGCGGACAAGAAGTCCGGCTTTATCACCATCGGCTATCGCGGCTCCTACACTTTGGTCCGGGACAGCCAGGCGGACGCCAAGTTCCGCAGGGTAGCCAGGATCATGGTGTGTGGCCGCATCGCCCTGGCCAAGGAGGTTTTCGGGGACACTCTGAACGAGAGCCGAGACCCCGATCGCCCCCCTGAGAAGTACACGTCGAGGTTTTACCTGAAATTCACTTACCTGGAGCAAGCGTTTGACCGACTGTCCGAGGCGGGCTTTCACATGGTGGCTTGCAACTCCACGGGCACGGCCACCTTCATCAACCAGTACAGGGACGACAAGATGTGGAGCAGCTACACCGAGTACATCTTCTTCC AATCCCAGTCATCCAATTCGTCTCAAAGCCATTTATTGAGGCGCAGCAATCGCCCCGGGAGAGACGGCCCGCTGTTGATACCGTTTCCAGCCACCGATCTGATCAGTTTTCTCGCAAACGTCAGGTCTGTGTGGAAACTGATAAAG CAGTTCCTCCGAATGCCTTGTTCCCTCCTCCAGTTGCCTTTCAAAGATCTGCCTCTCCACATCAGTGT